A region from the Mycolicibacterium phlei genome encodes:
- a CDS encoding acyl-ACP desaturase: protein MHENLTDLHLLHELEPVVEKYLNRHLSMCKDWNPHDYIPWKEGKNYYALGGQDWDPEQSQLSEVATVAMVQNLLTEDNLPSYHREIAMNLGMDGAWGQWVNRWTAEENRHGIALRDYLVVTRACDPVQLEQLRLEQVTRGFSPGQNQQGDLFAESLFDSVIYVTFQELATRVSHRNTGKACNEEIADQLLARVSADENLHMIFYRDVSEAGFEIAPDQAMHSLHRVLRNFKMPGYTVPEFRRKAVIIAVGGVYDPRIHLDDVVMPVLKKWRIFEREDFTGEAARMRDDLGKLVEELEEASQKFEESKQRRLEREARKAEKLTAKRVLASTP, encoded by the coding sequence ATGCACGAGAACCTGACCGACCTGCACCTACTCCACGAGCTCGAACCGGTCGTCGAGAAGTACCTCAATCGACATCTGTCGATGTGCAAGGACTGGAATCCGCACGACTACATCCCGTGGAAAGAGGGCAAGAACTACTACGCCCTCGGCGGTCAGGACTGGGATCCCGAGCAGTCTCAGCTCTCCGAGGTCGCCACGGTCGCGATGGTGCAGAACCTGCTGACCGAGGACAACCTGCCGTCCTACCACCGCGAGATCGCGATGAACCTGGGCATGGACGGCGCCTGGGGCCAGTGGGTCAACCGCTGGACCGCCGAGGAGAACCGCCACGGCATCGCGCTGCGCGACTACCTCGTCGTCACCCGGGCGTGCGACCCCGTGCAGCTCGAGCAGCTGCGCCTGGAGCAGGTCACCCGCGGCTTCTCGCCGGGCCAGAACCAGCAGGGCGACCTGTTCGCCGAGAGCCTGTTCGACTCGGTCATCTACGTGACCTTCCAGGAGCTGGCCACCCGCGTCTCGCACCGCAACACCGGCAAGGCGTGCAACGAGGAGATCGCCGACCAGCTGCTCGCGCGCGTCTCGGCCGACGAGAACCTGCACATGATCTTCTACCGCGACGTCTCGGAGGCCGGCTTCGAGATCGCCCCGGACCAGGCCATGCACTCCCTGCACCGGGTGCTGCGCAACTTCAAGATGCCCGGGTACACGGTGCCGGAGTTCCGCCGCAAGGCCGTGATCATCGCCGTCGGCGGTGTCTACGACCCGCGCATCCACCTCGACGACGTCGTGATGCCGGTGCTCAAGAAGTGGCGCATCTTCGAGCGCGAGGACTTCACCGGCGAGGCCGCCCGCATGCGCGACGACCTCGGCAAGCTGGTCGAGGAGCTCGAGGAGGCCTCGCAGAAGTTCGAGGAGTCCAAGCAGCGCCGCCTCGAGCGCGAGGCCCGCAAGGCCGAGAAGCTCACCGCGAAACGGGTTCTGGCTTCCACCCCATGA
- a CDS encoding PASTA domain-containing protein — protein sequence MEVGVIVKKLVFSGLASAGAVLAGILGAGTANAAPDVVGMTYDDAAQEVRNSGGQTVVATRVGDRMDQGDCIVTTALDQSFLRIDSSGSHVSVALNCAGEYATATNSGLSVAHPLGREFKEADDAAEARKRAQQQAKQAEEQVLADVSTPDY from the coding sequence ATGGAGGTCGGCGTCATCGTGAAGAAGCTGGTGTTCAGCGGACTTGCCTCAGCCGGCGCGGTTCTCGCCGGCATTCTCGGGGCGGGGACCGCCAACGCCGCGCCGGACGTCGTCGGGATGACCTATGACGACGCCGCCCAGGAGGTTCGCAACAGCGGCGGGCAGACGGTCGTGGCGACCCGTGTCGGCGACCGGATGGATCAGGGCGACTGCATCGTCACCACCGCGCTGGACCAGTCGTTCCTGCGGATCGACTCCAGCGGCAGCCACGTGAGCGTGGCACTGAACTGCGCGGGTGAGTACGCGACCGCCACCAACTCCGGCCTGTCGGTGGCTCATCCGCTCGGCCGCGAGTTCAAGGAGGCCGACGACGCCGCGGAGGCCCGCAAGCGGGCCCAGCAGCAGGCCAAGCAGGCCGAGGAGCAGGTGCTCGCCGACGTCTCCACGCCGGACTACTGA
- a CDS encoding TetR/AcrR family transcriptional regulator: MPSGQRRGRWSGVPLQDRQALRREELINAGVALLGAEEGPSLTVRAVCRAAGLTERYFYESFADRDEFVRAVYDDVCSRAMSALMTAETPREAVERFVAMMVDDPTRGRVLLLAPASEPILTKSGADWMPNFIELLQHKLTRITDPVRATMVATGLIGALTALFTAYLNGALTATREQFIDYCVEMLLDRVTSH; encoded by the coding sequence GTGCCTTCGGGTCAACGAAGAGGCCGATGGTCCGGCGTACCCCTGCAGGATCGGCAGGCGCTGCGGCGCGAGGAACTGATCAACGCCGGAGTGGCGCTGCTCGGTGCCGAGGAGGGGCCCTCACTGACGGTGCGCGCGGTGTGCCGGGCGGCCGGCCTGACCGAGCGCTACTTCTACGAAAGCTTCGCCGACCGCGACGAGTTCGTCCGCGCGGTCTATGACGACGTGTGCTCGCGGGCGATGTCGGCGCTGATGACCGCGGAGACACCGCGCGAGGCCGTGGAGCGGTTCGTCGCGATGATGGTCGACGATCCGACCCGCGGCCGGGTGCTGCTGCTGGCACCGGCCAGTGAGCCGATCCTGACGAAGTCGGGCGCCGACTGGATGCCCAACTTCATCGAACTGTTGCAGCACAAGCTGACCCGCATCACCGACCCGGTGCGCGCGACGATGGTCGCGACGGGTCTGATCGGGGCGCTGACCGCGCTGTTCACCGCCTATCTCAACGGTGCGCTGACCGCGACGCGCGAGCAGTTCATCGACTACTGCGTCGAGATGCTGCTCGACCGCGTCACGTCACACTGA
- a CDS encoding oxygenase MpaB family protein, with amino-acid sequence MTQDTSATCPVTSESPVAAGCPVTSGGYDAPPVPLGPDSLTWRYFGQWTGLLQGPWAGSMQNMHPQLGAAVKDHSIFFLERIPRLLRSIYPIGGVVFDGDRAPQTGAQVRDYHIGIKGVDEKGRRYSALNPDVFYWAHATFFKSLLLSAEKFGGGLTEDQKRQLFDEHITWYRMYGMSMRPVPKSWEEFQEYWDHMCRNVLENTWAAREVMNLSTMPKHPSLSWLPDWLWKLNLKVMQPVAEFLTVALYDPPVRELMGYTWTPRQEWLHRRFCEVVTFATKVLPKRWLWHPRKKSAMDRAFGRIPADAPLVETPARHLPPVEYRGQPQFYCPNV; translated from the coding sequence GTGACTCAAGATACGTCTGCGACGTGCCCGGTGACCAGCGAATCCCCGGTGGCGGCGGGCTGCCCGGTGACCTCCGGCGGCTACGACGCACCCCCGGTGCCGCTCGGCCCCGACTCCCTGACGTGGCGCTACTTCGGCCAGTGGACCGGCCTGCTGCAGGGGCCCTGGGCCGGCTCGATGCAGAACATGCATCCGCAGCTGGGCGCGGCCGTCAAGGACCACTCGATCTTCTTCCTGGAGCGCATCCCCCGGCTGCTGCGCTCGATCTATCCGATCGGCGGCGTCGTCTTCGACGGCGACCGCGCGCCGCAGACCGGTGCGCAGGTGCGCGACTACCACATCGGCATCAAGGGCGTCGACGAGAAGGGCCGCCGCTACAGCGCACTCAACCCCGACGTCTTCTACTGGGCGCACGCGACGTTCTTCAAGTCGCTGCTGCTGTCGGCGGAGAAGTTCGGCGGCGGGCTGACCGAGGACCAGAAGCGGCAGCTGTTCGACGAGCACATCACCTGGTACCGCATGTACGGGATGAGCATGCGGCCGGTGCCCAAGTCCTGGGAGGAGTTCCAGGAGTACTGGGATCACATGTGCCGCAACGTCCTGGAGAACACCTGGGCGGCACGCGAAGTGATGAATCTCTCCACCATGCCCAAGCATCCGTCGCTGTCGTGGCTGCCGGACTGGCTGTGGAAGCTCAACCTCAAGGTCATGCAGCCGGTCGCGGAGTTCCTCACCGTGGCGCTCTACGACCCGCCGGTGCGCGAGCTGATGGGCTACACGTGGACACCGCGTCAGGAGTGGCTGCACCGCCGATTCTGTGAGGTCGTGACATTCGCCACCAAGGTGCTGCCGAAGCGGTGGCTGTGGCATCCGCGCAAGAAGTCGGCGATGGACCGCGCGTTCGGCCGGATCCCGGCCGACGCTCCGCTGGTGGAGACGCCGGCGCGGCACCTGCCGCCGGTGGAGTACCGCGGCCAGCCGCAGTTCTACTGCCCGAACGTCTGA
- a CDS encoding AAA family ATPase has product MWRTPDESWTSFELIGGLAPDPTEGKLRWTPGALLSAIDEKRWLILDETNRGDMDKIMGPLLTWLSDQEVEVGRSETHGGEAIHIGWGEDRQSTVVKDNGQQRYLAGTDFRLFGTYNPQDAQRVFRFGQALSRRFVVIPVPAIKPGQFTQLLEETFPDLPADAMAAISGLYSAHLADTTTALGPAVFLRMASYLLAGLPPTPPDGDAGTGGDTEDDEDTPLLPELLAEASAGKKRDAK; this is encoded by the coding sequence ATGTGGCGAACCCCCGACGAGAGCTGGACATCCTTCGAGCTGATCGGCGGCCTCGCCCCTGATCCGACAGAGGGCAAGCTGCGCTGGACACCCGGGGCACTACTCAGCGCGATCGACGAGAAGCGCTGGCTGATCCTCGACGAGACCAACCGCGGCGACATGGACAAGATCATGGGGCCGCTCCTGACCTGGCTCTCCGACCAGGAGGTTGAGGTCGGGCGGTCGGAGACGCACGGCGGCGAGGCCATCCACATCGGTTGGGGTGAGGATCGGCAGTCGACCGTCGTCAAGGACAACGGCCAGCAGCGCTACCTCGCCGGCACAGACTTCCGACTGTTCGGCACCTACAACCCGCAGGACGCGCAGCGGGTGTTCCGGTTCGGACAGGCCCTGTCGCGGCGGTTCGTCGTCATCCCCGTCCCCGCGATCAAGCCCGGCCAGTTCACGCAACTGCTGGAGGAGACGTTCCCCGATCTCCCGGCCGACGCCATGGCCGCCATCTCGGGCCTGTACTCCGCGCACCTGGCCGACACCACGACCGCGCTCGGCCCAGCAGTCTTCCTACGCATGGCGTCGTACCTGCTGGCGGGGCTGCCGCCCACACCCCCCGATGGAGATGCGGGGACCGGCGGCGACACAGAGGACGACGAGGACACGCCCCTGCTACCGGAGCTGTTGGCCGAGGCGTCGGCGGGAAAGAAGAGGGACGCGAAGTAG